A window of Fundulus heteroclitus isolate FHET01 chromosome 15, MU-UCD_Fhet_4.1, whole genome shotgun sequence contains these coding sequences:
- the sod2 gene encoding superoxide dismutase [Mn], mitochondrial, whose translation MLCRVGQLRRCAASLSQSINQIAASRQKHTLPDLTYDYGALEPHINAEIMQLHHSKHHATYVNNLNVTEEKYQEALAKGDVSAQVALQPALKFNGGGHINHTIFWTNLSPNGGGEPQGELMEAIKRDFGSFQKMKEKMAAVTVAVQGSGWGWLGYDKESGRLRIAACANQDPLQGTTGLVPLLGIDVWEHAYYLQYKNVRPDYVKAIWNVINWENVHERLQIAKK comes from the exons ATGCTTTGCAGGGTTGGACAATTACGCAG gtgTGCTGCCAGCCTCAGCCAAAGCATAAATCAGATAGCAGCATCAAGGCAGAAGCACACACTTCCTGACCTGACGTACGACTATGGAGCTCTGGAGCCTCATATTAACGCAGAGATAATGCAGCTCCACCACAGCAAGCATCATGCCACATATGTCAACAACCTTAATGTTACGGAGGAGAAATACCAGGAGGCGCTTGCAAAGG GAGACGTGAGTGCACAGGTTGCCCTTCAGCCTGCTTTGAAGTTTAATGGGGGAGGCCACATTAACCACACCATCTTTTGGACAAATCTCTCGCCAAACGGCGGAGGTGAGCCCCAAG gGGAGCTGATGGAGGCCATCAAACGGGACTTTGGCTCCTTCcagaagatgaaggagaagatggCAGCTGTTACAGTAGCCGTACAGGGCTCAGGCTGGGGATGGCTTGGTTACGACAAGGAGAGCGGACGACTTCGCATCGCTGCTTGTGCTAACCAGGATCCTCTGCAGGGAACAACAG GTCTCGTCCCTCTCCTTGGCATCGACGTATGGGAGCACGCCTACTATCTCCAGTACAAGAACGTGCGCCCTGACTATGTAAAGGCTATCTGGAATGTAATCAACTGGGAGAACGTGCACGAACGCCTACAGATTGCAAAAAAGTAG